The Perca fluviatilis chromosome 24, GENO_Pfluv_1.0, whole genome shotgun sequence genome has a window encoding:
- the LOC120554200 gene encoding SH3 domain-binding protein 4-A-like, with product MAAHRIIRVTNNNNVLPRCKSEGTLIDLSEGFTGASLNDVKVPSPSALRLDTSASYGAAQEVVAIKDYCPSSFTTLKFSKGDRLYVLDTSGGEWWYAHNNTEMGYIPAAYVQPVNFRNSMLSDSGMIDSLGEGYEDGSKEFGGLGEWTGITLKPSPIYNNSPLSLNPFIHPLDQNCKDIGVRNSTDLILFDALASPSSCSNFNTNTIMTNGFSSCHINNTTLTSPNQAVGPNLHRDNPFFRGKRSHSLSELSVLQAQSNPTLPSSGFFTGLKAPSPEQFQSREDFRTAWLNHRKLARSCHDLDSLGQSPGWGQTQPVETNIVCKLDSNGGVVQLPDTQITIHIPEGHVSHGDHQQISMKALLDPPLELNGDHCSTVSPVVEIKLSNMETRSFITLEMKVLVTIKKESCHTAEVLCVRSDCKEGPYTPIPNAYIYKDTVQVQLDSLEPCMYVAVVVKAQYISHNTTVWDHVQRKVTLGVYGPKHIHPSFKTVVAMFGHDCAPNTLLVNEVGRQANSTPPVALQLWGKHQFVLGYPQDLQVGLYSNMSNYQVKASEGAGVIQGFQVKLGKVSRLLYMITSRDPNSISDFTLRVQVKDALDCILTQFCVQTPSPPPKTEARIMGQRRFLKKKEVDKIVLSPLAVTSKYPKFQDRCITILKFGKLIKTVNRQHKSTYLLEYKKGDVIALLSEDKIKLRGQLRTKEWFIGYYLGKIGLVHAKNVLVLGKVKPIYWCGPDLTTTMLLEQILKPCKFLTYIYATVRTVLMENVGNWRAFADALGYGNLPLNCFCRTELDNEPEKVASVLEKLKEECTNMENKERKSFQRELMMALLKMDCQGLVARLVLDFVLLTTAVEVAFRWRELAEKLARVSRQQMEAYEAPHRDKNGLLDNESMWKPAYDFLLTWAAHVGDSYRDVIQELHLGLDKMRNPITKRWKHLTGTLILVNCLDTLQSAAFCPTGYGDFAV from the exons ATGGCTGCCCATCGCATCATCAGAGTGACGAACAACAATAACGTCCTTCCTCGCTGCAAGTCTGAGGGGACGCTCATCGACCTTAGCGAAGGGTTCACCGGGGCCAGTCTTAACGATGTCAAAG TGCCTTCTCCCAGTGCCTTAAGGCTGGATACTTCAGCCTCCTATGGAGCTGCGCAGGAAGTGGTTGCCATAAAGGATTATTGCCCCAGCAGCTTCACCACGCTGAAGTTCTCCAAAGGGGATCGCCTCTATGTGTTGGACAcgtcaggtggagagtggtggtaCGCCCACAACAACACGGAAATGGGCTACATCCCAGCCGCCTACGTCCAGCCGGTCAACTTCAGGAACTCTATGCTTAGCGACAGTGGGATGATTGACAGTCTCGGGGAAGGATACGAGGATGGGTCAAAGGAGTTTGGAGGTTTGGGGGAGTGGACAGGGATAACCCTTAAGCCCTCCCCAATTTACAACAACAGTCCCCTCTCTCTGAACCCCTTTATCCATCCGTTAGATCAAAACTGCAAAGATATAGGTGTAAGGAACTCAACAGATCTTATTCTGTTTGATGCACTGGCATCTCCATCATCTTGCTCAAACTTTAACACCAATACAATCATGACCAATGGGTTCAGCAGCTGCCACATTAACAATACCACCCTCACCAGCCCAAATCAAGCGGTTGGACCTAACCTCCACAGGGATAACCCGTTTTTTAGGGGTAAACGCTCCCACAGTCTCTCAGAACTGTCAGTCTTGCAGGCGCAGTCGAATCCAACCTTACCTTCCTCTGGATTCTTCACAGGCCTTAAGGCTCCTTCACCGGAGCAGTTTCAGAGCAGGGAGGACTTCAGGACTGCTTGGTTGAACCACAGAAAGCTAGCCAGGTCTTGCCATGACCTTGACTCCCTGGGTCAGAGTCCTGGGTGGGGCCAGACGCAGCCGGTGGAGACCAACATTGTGTGCAAGTTGGACAGTAACGGAGGAGTTGTTCAGCTCCCGGACACCCAAATCACCATACACATCCCTGAAGGCCACGTCAGCCATGGAGACCACCAACAGATCTCCATGAAAGCGTTACTAGATCCTCCTCTGGAGCTCAACGGTGACCACTGCTCCACTGTTAGCCCCGTGGTGGAGATCAAGCTGAGCAACATGGAGACCAGGTCCTTTATCACGTTGGAGATGAAGGTATTGGTAACCATCAAGAAGGAAAGTTGTCACACGGCAGAGGTGCTTTGCGTTCGAAGTGACTGCAAAGAAGGGCCTTACACACCCATCCCCAATGCTTACATTTACAAGGATACAGTCCAGGTGCAGCTGGATAGTTTAGAGCCTTGTATGTATGTGGCTGTTGTGGTTAAGGCACAGTACATTAGCCACAATACCACTGTTTGGGACCATGTGCAGAGGAAAGTAACGCTGGGTGTCTACGGTCCCAAGCACATTCACCCTTCCTTCAAAACAGTTGTGGCAATGTTTGGGCATGACTGTGCCCCCAATACATTGTTGGTAAATGAGGTGGGCCGGCAGGCTAACTCCACCCCGCCAGTGGCCCTCCAGCTGTGGGGGAAACACCAGTTTGTGCTGGGGTACCCTCAGGACCTCCAGGTGGGATTGTACTCCAACATGTCCAACTATCAGGTGAAGGCGAGCGAGGGTGCCGGGGTGATTCAGGGATTTCAGGTCAAACTGGGGAAAGTCAGCAGGCTCCTGTACATGATCACATCGCGTGACCCCAACAGCATCTCAGATTTTACTCTCAGGGTCCAAGTCAAGGATGCCCTTGACTGTATCCTCACCCAGTTTTGCGTCCAAACGCCATCACCGCCACCAAAGACCGAAGCGAGGATAATGGGCCAGAGGAGGTttctgaaaaagaaagaggTGGATAAGATTGTCCTCTCACCACTGGCTGTCACTTCCAAATACCCAAAGTTTCAGGACCGATGCATTACCATCCTTAAATTTGGCAAGTTGATCAAAACAGTGAATAGGCAGCACAAGAGTACTTATCTGTTGGAGTACAAAAAGGGGGATGTTATTGCTTTGCTCAGCGAGGACAAAATCAAACTGCGAGGGCAGCTGCGGACCAAAGAGTGGTTCATTGGATACTACCTGGGGAAGATAGGCCTTGTCCATGCCAAGAATGTTTTAGTTCTGGGTAAGGTCAAGCCTATTTATTGGTGTGGGCCGGACCTAACAACCACAATGCTGCTGGAGCAGATCCTGAAGCCTTGCAAATTTCTTACGTACATCTACGCAACAGTGAGGACGGTTTTAATGGAGAATGTGGGCAACTGGAGGGCATTTGCAGATGCCCTTGGGTATGGGAATTTGCCACTTAATTGTTTTTGCCGAACCGAACTGGACAATGAGCCGGAGAAGGTGGCGTCGGTTCTGGAGAAACTCAAAGAGGAGTGTACGAACATGGAGAACAAGGAGAGGAAGTCCTTCCAGAGGGAACTCATGATG GCGTTGCTGAAGATGGACTGCCAGGGTCTGGTTGCCAGACTGGTCCTGGATTTCGTCTTGCTGACCACGGCGGTGGAGGTGGCGTTCCGCTGGAGGGAACTGGCCGAGAAACTTGCTCGAGTGTCCAGACAGCAGATGGAGGCCTACGAGGCTCCGCACCGCGACAAGAACGGCCTGTTGGACAATGAG TCCATGTGGAAGCCAGCCTACGATTTCCTCCTGACGTGGGCCGCCCACGTCGGGGACAGCTACCGAGACGTGATCCAGGAGCTCCACCTCGGCCTGGACAAGATGAGGAACCCCATCACCAAGAGGTGGAAGCACCTGACGGGCACGCTAATCCTCGTCAACTGCCTCGATACGCTCCAAAGTGCTGCCTTCTGTCCCACGGGATACGGAGATTTCGCTGTGTGA